From Planctomicrobium piriforme, a single genomic window includes:
- a CDS encoding formylmethanofuran dehydrogenase subunit A, which produces MPLLKIANGRIYDPAHGRDGVVGDLWIRDGIVIAPPAGADVRADRVIDATGLVVMPGGVDMHCHIAGSKVNAARKMRPEDKQPFARHGAFRSGTGGTVPSTFTTGYLYAGLGYTAAFDAAVPPLSARHVHEEFHDTPILDKGFFVMLGNNQYLLQQLAAGDHRQACNYLGWIVNTARAYGVKVVNPGGVEVWKQSGGSVRSIDDVIPEFNITPRQIVREIARSVDELGLPHAMHLHCTNLGVPGNASTTLETMQALEGHRAHLAHIQFHSYGGDPDDQSTFCSRVPELVEYISAHPNVSVDVGQVLFGPATAMTGDSALGYYLHKLLGAKWYSCDLEMEAGCGIVPIVYKQKSFVHALQWAIGLEWYLLMPDPWRIAMSTDHPNGASFLAYPQIIALLMDRNRRDEMLQQLPAGIREKCTLGDITREYTLSEIAIITRAAPARMLGLTQKGHLGPGADGDVTLYQPQTDLQQMFELPRYLVCGGEVILDDGELVKEQPGRTLYSAPGFDEACVPAIADWFNEHYSLRFGNYGVDDNFLPHGREVACVQK; this is translated from the coding sequence ATGCCGCTCCTCAAAATTGCCAATGGCCGCATTTATGATCCTGCTCATGGCCGTGACGGCGTGGTCGGGGATTTGTGGATTCGCGATGGCATTGTGATTGCGCCGCCGGCGGGAGCGGACGTTCGGGCGGATCGGGTGATTGATGCCACCGGGCTGGTGGTGATGCCGGGCGGGGTTGATATGCATTGCCATATCGCCGGCTCGAAAGTGAATGCGGCTCGCAAAATGCGGCCGGAGGACAAGCAGCCGTTTGCCCGTCACGGAGCGTTTCGGTCGGGGACGGGTGGCACCGTTCCCAGTACGTTTACGACCGGATACCTGTACGCGGGACTGGGTTATACGGCCGCGTTTGATGCCGCCGTGCCGCCGCTGTCGGCCCGGCATGTGCATGAAGAGTTTCACGACACGCCCATTCTCGACAAGGGCTTCTTCGTGATGCTGGGGAACAATCAATATTTGCTCCAGCAGTTGGCGGCAGGCGATCATCGTCAGGCCTGCAACTACCTGGGCTGGATTGTGAATACGGCTCGGGCGTATGGGGTGAAGGTGGTCAATCCCGGCGGCGTGGAAGTCTGGAAGCAGTCAGGCGGCAGCGTGCGGTCGATTGATGACGTGATTCCCGAGTTCAACATCACGCCGCGACAAATCGTGCGGGAGATTGCCAGAAGTGTGGACGAACTCGGTCTGCCCCATGCGATGCATCTGCACTGCACCAACCTGGGCGTGCCGGGGAATGCCAGTACCACGCTTGAAACGATGCAGGCTCTCGAAGGACATCGGGCACATCTCGCACATATCCAGTTTCACAGCTACGGCGGCGACCCTGACGACCAGTCCACGTTCTGCTCGCGAGTGCCGGAACTGGTGGAATACATCTCGGCACATCCCAACGTGTCAGTCGATGTCGGGCAGGTGCTTTTCGGCCCGGCAACGGCCATGACCGGTGACAGTGCGCTCGGCTATTACCTGCACAAGCTGCTGGGGGCGAAATGGTATAGCTGCGATCTGGAGATGGAGGCCGGCTGCGGGATCGTGCCGATTGTCTACAAGCAGAAGTCGTTCGTGCATGCCCTGCAATGGGCGATTGGACTCGAATGGTATCTGCTGATGCCTGACCCCTGGCGAATCGCCATGAGTACCGACCATCCAAACGGGGCATCGTTCCTGGCGTACCCGCAGATCATCGCACTGTTGATGGACCGCAATCGTCGGGACGAGATGCTGCAGCAACTACCGGCAGGCATTCGCGAGAAATGCACGCTGGGGGACATCACGCGGGAATACACGCTGAGCGAGATCGCCATCATCACCCGCGCGGCGCCTGCGCGGATGCTCGGCCTGACGCAGAAGGGGCATCTCGGACCTGGCGCGGACGGCGACGTGACTCTCTATCAGCCACAGACCGACCTGCAACAGATGTTCGAACTGCCGCGCTATCTGGTCTGTGGGGGAGAAGTGATTCTCGACGACGGCGAGCTGGTGAAAGAACAACCAGGCCGCACACTCTACTCTGCCCCCGGCTTTGACGAAGCCTGCGTGCCCGCGATTGCCGACTGGTTCAATGAGCACTATTCACTGCGGTTCGGGAACTACGGAGTCGACGACAACTTCCTGCCGCACGGACGTGAGGTGGCTTGCGTCCAAAAGTGA
- a CDS encoding CsbD family protein — protein sequence MADAKSNFKKGVDQTAEKVKDVGSKVVDKTKEAASAAGEKVKEAGQKIKDAGK from the coding sequence ATGGCGGATGCAAAAAGCAATTTCAAAAAGGGCGTCGATCAGACCGCCGAAAAAGTCAAAGATGTCGGTAGCAAGGTCGTCGACAAAACCAAGGAAGCAGCTTCCGCCGCTGGCGAAAAAGTGAAGGAGGCTGGCCAGAAAATCAAAGACGCAGGTAAGTAA
- the ppk1 gene encoding polyphosphate kinase 1: MSTDSATVYFDRELSWLEFNQRVLNEALDPQVPLLERLKFLAISSSNLDEFFRVRVGALATLVEAGAIRPAPSGLTPQQQLDRVRERIARMVADQFRCYLQEMVPLLAEQGIQRLLPQQLNTTQRRLVRQIFEQEIFSVLTPMAIEEGVPFPLLANQVLSICVRLPPIGEGDQPDAQLPRFAIIPVGKSLSRFITVPSEKGLAYMQLEDVIAMSIEEFFPGEDVDECIPFRLTRNAEVEVQELTPYGLAWNMADVLRARTSADCIRLEIEQSASPEITEFLKKQLDVTDLELMRVPGPVDLGSLIDIATRRGFENLKDEPWPPVNSTEVPSEELMFDILAERDVLLYHPYESYEPVVRLIEEAADDPDVISIKQTLYRISRDSQIVKALLRAVENGKHVTVLLELKARFDEERNLKQAHELEARGAQVIYGVKGLKTHAKVCIIVRREPHGIQRYLHFGTGNYNETTARLYSDASLLTSNEDLGVDALSFFNAIAGYSQPPYSYRKLSAAPLRLRDTLQELVEAEIGRQRDGDEARIILKLNALTDTSLINSLYQASKAGVEILLNIRGVCCLKPGVPGLSENIRVVSVVDRFLEHARILYFHHGGDPKLFISSADWMARNLDHRKELLVPVESEGCRRRLLSILETYFKDNVKSSLLQPDGTYQRIRDTESPAVRAQEELYRQARETVRRMERRRRTVFEPHRPEV; encoded by the coding sequence ATGAGCACCGATTCCGCCACAGTGTATTTTGACCGCGAGCTGAGCTGGCTCGAGTTCAATCAGCGCGTCCTGAACGAAGCGCTCGATCCGCAGGTGCCCCTGCTGGAACGCCTGAAATTTCTGGCGATCTCGAGTTCCAATCTCGACGAGTTCTTTCGCGTTCGCGTCGGCGCGCTGGCAACGCTGGTGGAAGCGGGGGCAATCCGCCCGGCTCCATCTGGTCTCACCCCGCAACAGCAACTCGACCGCGTGCGGGAACGCATCGCCCGGATGGTCGCCGATCAGTTCCGCTGCTATCTGCAGGAAATGGTGCCGCTGCTGGCCGAGCAGGGGATTCAGCGTCTGTTGCCGCAGCAACTCAACACCACCCAGCGCCGACTGGTCCGGCAGATCTTCGAACAGGAGATTTTTTCTGTCCTGACCCCGATGGCCATCGAAGAAGGAGTTCCCTTCCCGCTGTTGGCGAATCAGGTCCTCAGCATCTGCGTCCGACTTCCGCCCATCGGGGAGGGGGACCAGCCTGATGCCCAGTTGCCGCGGTTCGCGATTATTCCGGTCGGCAAGAGCCTGTCGCGGTTCATTACCGTGCCGTCCGAAAAAGGGCTGGCGTACATGCAGCTCGAAGACGTGATCGCCATGTCCATTGAGGAGTTCTTTCCCGGCGAAGACGTCGACGAATGCATTCCGTTCCGCCTCACCCGGAATGCCGAAGTCGAAGTGCAGGAGCTGACGCCGTACGGCCTCGCCTGGAACATGGCGGACGTGTTGAGGGCTCGAACCTCAGCCGACTGCATTCGACTCGAAATCGAACAATCCGCTTCACCCGAGATCACCGAGTTCCTGAAGAAGCAACTCGACGTCACCGATCTCGAACTGATGCGGGTCCCCGGCCCCGTCGACCTGGGATCGCTGATCGACATTGCGACTCGCCGCGGCTTCGAGAATCTGAAAGACGAACCCTGGCCACCGGTGAATTCCACCGAGGTGCCTTCCGAAGAGTTGATGTTCGACATTCTCGCCGAACGCGATGTGCTGCTGTATCACCCGTACGAGAGCTACGAGCCCGTCGTGCGGCTGATTGAAGAAGCGGCTGACGATCCCGACGTCATCTCCATCAAGCAGACGCTCTACCGCATCAGCCGCGACAGTCAGATCGTCAAGGCCCTGCTCCGTGCCGTCGAGAACGGCAAGCATGTGACAGTGCTGCTCGAACTCAAGGCCCGTTTCGACGAAGAAAGAAACCTGAAGCAGGCCCACGAACTCGAAGCCCGCGGCGCGCAAGTGATCTACGGAGTCAAAGGACTCAAGACGCACGCCAAGGTGTGCATCATCGTCCGCCGCGAGCCGCATGGCATTCAGCGGTATCTGCACTTCGGCACCGGCAACTACAACGAGACCACCGCCCGGCTCTACAGCGATGCCTCACTGTTGACCAGCAATGAAGATCTGGGAGTCGATGCCCTGTCCTTCTTCAATGCGATCGCCGGGTATTCGCAGCCCCCCTACAGCTATCGCAAGCTCTCCGCCGCGCCGCTGCGATTGCGGGACACGCTGCAGGAACTGGTCGAGGCTGAAATCGGCCGCCAGCGCGACGGCGACGAAGCCCGCATTATTCTCAAACTGAATGCCCTGACGGATACGTCGCTGATTAACTCTCTGTATCAGGCGTCGAAGGCAGGGGTCGAAATCCTGCTCAACATTCGCGGCGTCTGCTGCCTGAAACCGGGCGTGCCAGGGTTGAGCGAGAACATTCGCGTGGTCAGCGTGGTTGACCGGTTCCTCGAGCACGCAAGAATTTTGTACTTCCATCACGGCGGCGACCCGAAGCTGTTCATCTCCAGCGCCGACTGGATGGCCCGCAACCTGGACCACCGCAAGGAATTGCTGGTGCCGGTGGAGTCGGAAGGCTGCCGCCGTCGGCTGCTGTCGATTCTGGAAACGTACTTCAAGGACAACGTGAAATCGTCGCTTCTGCAGCCGGACGGCACTTACCAGCGGATTCGCGACACGGAATCACCGGCGGTCAGGGCACAGGAAGAACTGTACCGCCAGGCCCGTGAAACAGTCCGACGCATGGAACGCCGCCGCCGCACGGTGTTCGAACCGCACCGACCGGAAGTTTGA
- a CDS encoding glutamate-5-semialdehyde dehydrogenase: MDDLKLYTERVAKQARAASRKLATVRGEQKNAWLRRSAAAIREQSAQLIAANELDISKAPEYGLTDAETDRLRLTPARLAGIASALEEVTALPDPVGEVISSNPRPNGLMVMQVRVPLGVVFFIYESRPNVTADAAALCVKSGNAVILRGGKEALHSNLALYRLLKSTLIECGLPEHAVQLVETTDRAAVGHFLKMHELIDVTIPRGGKSLIERVAAEATMPVIKHFDGVCHVYIDKAADLDMAERILINSKCSRTGVCNAAESFLVHVDVMEKFLPRAGKALQSQQVEIRGDERIRSLIPGALTATEQDYRTEYLDLKISAKVVDSIDEAIAHITEYGSHHTDAIITNDLSAAQKFVQQVDSAAVIVNASTRFNDGGEFGLGAEIGISTDKFHARGPCGLKELTSYKYVAWGDGQVRG, translated from the coding sequence ATGGACGATCTAAAACTTTACACCGAACGAGTCGCAAAACAGGCGCGGGCGGCGTCGCGCAAGCTGGCAACGGTTCGCGGTGAGCAGAAGAACGCCTGGCTGCGTCGGTCGGCAGCGGCGATTCGCGAACAATCAGCCCAGTTGATTGCTGCCAACGAACTCGACATCTCCAAAGCCCCCGAATACGGCCTGACCGACGCCGAAACCGATCGCCTGCGGCTGACCCCAGCACGTTTAGCTGGTATCGCCTCCGCGCTCGAAGAAGTGACGGCACTGCCGGACCCCGTTGGCGAAGTCATCTCCAGCAATCCTCGCCCGAACGGGCTGATGGTGATGCAGGTGCGAGTGCCGCTGGGAGTCGTCTTCTTCATCTACGAATCGCGGCCTAACGTCACCGCCGATGCCGCGGCCCTCTGCGTGAAAAGCGGCAACGCCGTTATCCTGCGGGGCGGCAAGGAAGCACTGCACAGCAACCTGGCACTGTACCGACTGCTGAAATCGACGCTGATCGAATGCGGCCTGCCGGAACATGCCGTGCAACTGGTCGAGACGACCGATCGCGCCGCCGTCGGACACTTCCTCAAGATGCACGAACTGATCGACGTCACGATTCCCCGCGGCGGCAAGTCGCTGATTGAACGAGTCGCCGCGGAAGCGACGATGCCCGTCATCAAACACTTTGACGGCGTGTGTCATGTCTACATCGACAAGGCTGCCGACCTCGACATGGCCGAACGCATTCTCATCAACAGCAAGTGTTCGCGAACCGGCGTCTGCAACGCAGCCGAATCATTTCTCGTCCATGTCGACGTCATGGAGAAGTTCCTCCCTCGGGCCGGCAAGGCGCTGCAATCGCAACAGGTCGAGATCCGGGGAGATGAACGCATTCGCAGCCTGATTCCCGGGGCACTCACGGCCACTGAGCAAGACTACCGCACCGAGTACCTGGACCTGAAAATCTCGGCAAAAGTGGTCGACAGCATCGACGAGGCCATCGCCCACATCACCGAATACGGCTCGCACCATACCGACGCCATCATCACCAACGACCTGAGTGCCGCTCAGAAGTTCGTGCAACAAGTCGATTCGGCCGCCGTGATCGTCAACGCCAGCACCCGCTTCAACGACGGCGGCGAGTTTGGACTCGGCGCAGAAATCGGCATCAGCACCGACAAATTCCACGCCCGCGGGCCCTGCGGTCTGAAAGAGCTGACGAGCTATAAGTACGTCGCCTGGGGTGATGGACAGGTGAGGGGATAG
- a CDS encoding GDSL-type esterase/lipase family protein codes for MSRNRRPGLLFCGLLALVLSAQWAIAQETTPTGPQRWEPEIKKFEAADEKSPPKPGQVVFVGSSSARLWKLETSFPGLDALNRGFGGSELSDSVHFFDRIVKPYRPRLVVLYAGDNDIGKKRTPEEVAGQFRKFLAKMQQSLPQTRLLYIGIKPSIKRWNLIEQVRLANDLIKKECEKSPLATFIDIDAPMLGTDGLPRPELFVQDGLHMSPEGYQVWADLIRPYVTRDARLGPVRTLYDAYHPWTPPATLAEWETESAKLRTQVQVACGLYPWPEKTDLNPVIHGRVDRGDYTIDRVCFSSAPGQYVTGSLYRPKVSTGRMPGVLCPHGHWQEGRFHDAGVVEAEKQLASGAESFLSGARHPLQARMVQLARMGCVVFHYDMIGVADNKPLSHRAGFADADASLWLHNKLGLQTWNSIRALDFITSLDDVDPTRIGVTGASGGGTQTFLLCALDSRATVAFPAVMVSTAMQGGCICENSDLLRIGINNIAIAALCAPRPMAMTGADDWTIRIETRGLPELKQVYGFYGKWDDVAAHCFPQFSHNYNEVSREMMFDWFNQHLHLAKAAPVQQSDFWPLSREEMTVFDETHPAPADALDESALREQMRTRDRAAFEALVAKPAKEYQAVMKPAVAVLLPTATGEIATVLGTPRPLTGGTIAQDFTVTCEQTNVPCLLLKPTKASGKLALWLDSAGKSHLLAADGNPEPAVQSLLDAGWTVASADLLLTGSTANETNPYLTEMKSVSPSHVASVEGVDYTGFVYGYNRPLLAERVIDIDRVHQALSKMDFNRIELIGTGEAGVWALLARSRWPQTAVARTLVDLNGFAFDEIDTALHPNLVPGALKYGGLGGLAAIAAPASLSLFSAEATPELAPLQKQYAGNATLQLNSKPLTRDDVVTAMKVTP; via the coding sequence ATGTCTCGCAACCGGCGGCCTGGATTGTTGTTTTGCGGACTTCTGGCGCTGGTGCTGTCGGCGCAGTGGGCGATCGCGCAGGAAACCACGCCAACCGGGCCGCAGCGGTGGGAACCGGAGATCAAAAAGTTTGAAGCGGCTGACGAGAAATCTCCGCCCAAGCCGGGTCAGGTGGTGTTCGTCGGGAGTTCGAGCGCGCGGCTGTGGAAGTTGGAGACATCCTTCCCCGGTCTCGACGCCCTCAATCGCGGCTTTGGCGGTTCGGAGCTTTCGGATTCGGTCCATTTCTTCGACCGGATCGTGAAGCCGTATCGTCCTCGGCTGGTGGTGCTGTACGCCGGCGATAACGACATCGGCAAGAAGCGAACGCCCGAGGAAGTGGCCGGGCAGTTCCGCAAGTTTCTGGCGAAGATGCAGCAGAGCCTGCCGCAGACGCGGTTGCTGTACATCGGCATCAAGCCCAGCATCAAACGCTGGAATCTCATCGAACAGGTGCGGCTCGCCAACGACCTGATCAAGAAGGAATGCGAAAAATCGCCGCTGGCGACCTTCATCGACATCGACGCCCCCATGCTCGGGACCGACGGTCTCCCACGGCCAGAACTGTTCGTGCAGGACGGCCTGCACATGAGTCCCGAGGGCTATCAGGTCTGGGCTGACCTCATTCGTCCGTACGTCACACGCGACGCTCGACTCGGGCCGGTGCGGACGCTCTACGATGCGTACCACCCCTGGACGCCTCCGGCGACTCTGGCCGAGTGGGAAACAGAATCAGCCAAGCTGCGAACTCAGGTGCAGGTCGCCTGTGGTTTGTATCCCTGGCCTGAGAAGACAGATCTCAACCCGGTGATTCACGGTCGAGTCGATCGCGGCGACTACACGATCGATCGAGTTTGCTTCAGCAGCGCCCCCGGCCAGTACGTCACCGGCAGTCTCTATCGTCCCAAGGTCTCGACCGGCCGCATGCCCGGTGTCCTCTGCCCGCACGGCCATTGGCAGGAAGGACGATTTCATGATGCGGGCGTCGTCGAAGCGGAGAAGCAACTGGCGTCCGGAGCAGAAAGCTTTCTCTCCGGCGCGCGGCACCCGTTACAGGCTCGCATGGTCCAACTCGCGCGCATGGGCTGCGTCGTCTTTCACTATGACATGATCGGCGTGGCCGATAACAAGCCGTTGTCGCATCGCGCCGGGTTTGCCGATGCCGATGCGAGTTTGTGGCTCCACAATAAACTTGGTCTGCAGACGTGGAACTCGATTCGCGCACTCGATTTCATCACCTCGCTGGACGACGTCGACCCCACACGCATTGGCGTGACAGGCGCCAGCGGCGGCGGCACGCAGACGTTTCTGTTGTGCGCCCTCGATTCACGAGCGACTGTCGCCTTTCCCGCTGTGATGGTCTCAACCGCCATGCAGGGGGGCTGCATCTGCGAGAACTCCGATCTGCTGCGCATCGGCATCAACAACATCGCGATTGCGGCCCTGTGTGCTCCGCGGCCAATGGCGATGACGGGTGCGGACGACTGGACGATCCGCATCGAAACCCGGGGACTGCCGGAACTGAAACAGGTGTACGGCTTCTACGGAAAATGGGACGACGTGGCGGCGCACTGCTTCCCGCAGTTCAGTCACAACTACAACGAAGTCTCGCGGGAGATGATGTTCGACTGGTTCAACCAGCACCTGCATCTGGCCAAGGCCGCTCCTGTTCAGCAGTCCGATTTCTGGCCGTTGAGCCGGGAAGAGATGACGGTCTTCGATGAAACCCACCCGGCCCCGGCCGATGCTCTCGACGAATCCGCTTTGCGCGAACAAATGCGCACTCGCGATCGCGCCGCCTTCGAAGCCCTCGTCGCGAAGCCGGCCAAGGAATATCAGGCCGTGATGAAACCTGCGGTGGCAGTCCTCCTCCCGACCGCAACAGGCGAGATCGCAACAGTTCTAGGCACCCCTCGTCCACTTACCGGGGGGACCATCGCACAAGACTTCACGGTCACCTGCGAGCAGACCAATGTCCCCTGTCTGCTGCTGAAGCCAACGAAAGCCAGCGGTAAGCTCGCCCTGTGGCTCGACTCAGCCGGGAAGTCGCACCTGCTCGCCGCCGATGGCAATCCGGAACCGGCCGTGCAGTCGCTGCTCGATGCCGGGTGGACGGTCGCCAGCGCCGACCTGCTGCTGACAGGTTCGACTGCCAATGAAACCAATCCGTATCTGACCGAGATGAAATCGGTCTCACCGAGCCATGTGGCGTCGGTAGAAGGAGTCGACTACACCGGCTTCGTCTACGGCTACAACCGCCCCCTGCTGGCAGAACGGGTGATCGACATCGACCGCGTTCATCAGGCACTCTCGAAGATGGATTTCAACCGGATCGAACTCATCGGCACTGGCGAAGCTGGAGTCTGGGCCCTCCTCGCGAGATCCCGCTGGCCGCAAACGGCAGTCGCCCGAACATTGGTCGACCTCAACGGGTTCGCCTTCGACGAGATCGACACCGCCCTGCACCCGAACCTTGTTCCTGGCGCCCTCAAATACGGCGGCCTCGGCGGCCTGGCTGCGATCGCCGCCCCGGCCTCGCTGTCGCTCTTCAGTGCCGAAGCCACCCCCGAACTCGCTCCGCTGCAAAAACAATATGCGGGGAATGCCACCCTGCAATTGAACTCAAAGCCGTTGACGCGAGATGATGTGGTTACCGCTATGAAAGTGACACCTTGA
- a CDS encoding DUF1549 domain-containing protein codes for MLTDIFQKLRGVTFALLLLSGASFAAEGKLTILPSQVTLTGSQASQQLLLQRDEGGLLRQQVTEGITWTSSQPEIAEVSTAGIVTPKSNGVATLTATAGDQMATVQVTIQAADLPRPWTFRNDVLPILSKAGCNMGACHGALAGKGGFRLSLRGYDPQTDFFNVVKQDRGRRVEFSDPGRSLFLTKPSGGLPHKGGLRIPTDSRDYAIIADWIAQGAAAPAETDPSVKKIEILPSRVQLKPGHKQQMVLLAYYSDDHVEDVSHWVKWTSANDAVCQVNDNGVVTVVGPGEGAITGWFSSQIAVARVTVPFANDVPADIYAQLKPRNFIDEEVNRQLQRLNLPPSPLCDDATFVRRAYLDTIGLPPTDEETQAFLADVSADKRDKLIDKLLARPEFVDYWTYKWSDVLMLNGTLLRPDAIKAYYKWVHTHVEKNTPWDAMVREILTATGSSFDNGATNFYALFQSPEDMTENACQAFMGLSLACAKCHNHPLEKWTNDQYYGMANLFSRVRAKGWGGDLRNGDGQRTLFVVETGELVQPRTGQPQPPTPLDGKPIPFDDLTDRRVHLANWMVAPENPYFAKSITNRVWANFFGVGLVESIDDMRVSNPASNEELLNRAAAYVVAEKFNLKNLMREILRSQTYQRSSVTVPGNEKDLRFYSRYFPRRLNAEVLHDSVVQATRVPTKFEQIAFPGADFQKTDFYPVGTRAIQLYDAAVDSYFLKTFGRNQRNIVCECERSNEPSMVQVLHLSNGSTINDKLTDASGRAAELSAQLQNGMAAETLVDEAYLSCLSRYPTSHERREFVTQIEQAAVPERRQIVEDLFWALLSSREFVFNH; via the coding sequence ATGCTGACTGACATTTTCCAGAAACTCCGCGGCGTCACCTTCGCCTTACTGCTCCTTTCGGGTGCCTCGTTCGCCGCTGAGGGAAAACTGACGATTCTCCCCTCGCAGGTCACGCTCACCGGATCGCAGGCGTCCCAGCAATTGCTACTGCAGCGGGATGAAGGGGGCCTGCTTCGCCAGCAGGTGACGGAGGGGATCACCTGGACAAGCAGCCAGCCTGAAATCGCCGAAGTCTCGACAGCAGGCATCGTGACGCCGAAATCCAACGGCGTCGCCACCCTCACCGCCACTGCTGGCGACCAGATGGCAACGGTTCAAGTGACCATTCAGGCAGCCGACCTGCCCCGGCCCTGGACGTTTCGCAATGACGTGCTGCCGATCCTCTCGAAAGCGGGCTGCAATATGGGAGCCTGCCACGGCGCATTGGCGGGAAAAGGGGGCTTCCGGCTGTCGCTACGAGGCTACGATCCCCAGACCGACTTCTTCAATGTCGTGAAGCAGGATCGGGGACGGCGCGTCGAGTTCTCTGATCCCGGCCGCAGTCTGTTCTTGACCAAACCGTCGGGCGGACTGCCTCACAAAGGGGGACTGCGGATTCCCACCGACTCGCGCGACTATGCCATCATCGCTGACTGGATTGCCCAGGGGGCTGCCGCGCCGGCCGAGACCGACCCGTCGGTTAAGAAGATTGAAATCCTGCCGTCGCGCGTCCAGCTCAAGCCGGGCCACAAGCAGCAGATGGTGTTGCTGGCCTACTACTCAGACGACCATGTCGAAGACGTCTCTCACTGGGTGAAGTGGACCTCGGCGAATGATGCCGTCTGTCAGGTGAACGACAACGGGGTCGTCACCGTTGTCGGGCCAGGCGAAGGGGCCATTACCGGTTGGTTCTCTTCGCAGATCGCCGTCGCCCGGGTGACCGTCCCATTTGCCAATGACGTGCCTGCGGACATCTATGCTCAGCTCAAACCTCGTAATTTTATTGATGAAGAGGTCAATCGTCAGTTGCAGCGACTCAACTTGCCGCCATCGCCGCTGTGTGACGATGCGACTTTCGTCCGTCGGGCTTACCTGGACACCATCGGCCTGCCGCCGACCGACGAAGAAACTCAGGCGTTCCTGGCCGATGTGAGCGCCGACAAGCGTGATAAGCTGATCGACAAGCTGCTGGCCCGCCCTGAATTCGTAGACTACTGGACCTACAAATGGTCCGACGTGCTGATGCTCAACGGCACGCTGCTGCGGCCGGACGCAATCAAGGCGTACTACAAATGGGTGCATACGCACGTCGAGAAGAACACTCCCTGGGATGCGATGGTGCGGGAGATTCTGACCGCCACCGGCAGCAGCTTCGACAACGGGGCGACGAACTTCTATGCCCTGTTCCAGTCGCCTGAGGATATGACCGAAAATGCCTGTCAGGCGTTTATGGGGCTCTCGCTCGCCTGTGCGAAGTGCCATAACCACCCGCTCGAAAAATGGACTAACGACCAGTATTACGGGATGGCGAATCTGTTCTCGCGGGTTCGCGCCAAAGGCTGGGGGGGCGACTTGCGGAATGGCGACGGTCAGCGGACGTTGTTCGTCGTCGAAACGGGAGAACTCGTGCAGCCGCGGACGGGACAGCCGCAGCCCCCCACGCCGCTCGACGGCAAGCCGATCCCGTTTGATGACCTCACCGACCGCCGGGTGCATCTCGCGAACTGGATGGTCGCTCCCGAGAATCCGTACTTCGCCAAGTCGATCACGAATCGGGTCTGGGCGAACTTCTTTGGCGTCGGGCTCGTCGAAAGCATCGACGACATGCGGGTGTCGAACCCGGCCAGCAATGAGGAACTGCTGAATCGCGCGGCCGCCTACGTCGTCGCGGAGAAGTTCAACCTGAAGAACCTGATGCGCGAGATTCTGCGCTCGCAGACCTATCAGCGTTCGAGCGTCACTGTGCCTGGCAATGAGAAAGATTTGCGGTTCTATTCGCGCTACTTCCCGCGGCGGCTGAATGCGGAAGTGCTGCACGATTCGGTCGTGCAGGCGACCAGGGTGCCGACGAAGTTCGAGCAGATCGCCTTTCCGGGCGCTGACTTTCAGAAGACGGACTTCTATCCGGTCGGCACACGGGCGATTCAGTTGTACGACGCGGCGGTTGATTCGTACTTCCTGAAAACATTTGGTCGCAACCAGCGGAACATCGTCTGCGAATGCGAACGCTCGAACGAGCCCAGCATGGTGCAGGTGCTGCATCTCTCGAACGGCAGCACGATCAATGACAAGCTGACGGACGCCAGCGGCCGCGCAGCGGAACTCTCCGCACAATTGCAAAATGGCATGGCCGCTGAGACGTTGGTCGACGAAGCCTACCTGTCGTGCCTGTCGCGGTATCCCACATCGCACGAACGCCGCGAGTTCGTCACACAGATCGAACAGGCGGCTGTTCCAGAACGTCGACAGATCGTCGAAGACCTGTTCTGGGCCCTGCTGTCGAGCCGCGAATTTGTGTTCAATCACTGA